A genomic segment from Triticum dicoccoides isolate Atlit2015 ecotype Zavitan chromosome 1A, WEW_v2.0, whole genome shotgun sequence encodes:
- the LOC119317731 gene encoding transcription initiation factor IIB-like, with protein MYTSTCSAADERVYCPECRRATEVVLDHGTGDTICTECALVLDAHYIDEGSEWRNFADDGGGDDRDPSRVGTSGDPFLNTKLSTVIDYTNKTKKSSATGVATKAPPRMSVPDAGVASENTLVDGFRGIADMADRLGLVATIRDLAKETFKKLDEAKGCPRGRKRDSVYAACLYIACRNLGMPRTYKELASVTAGGVAAKKDVGKMTTHIKKLLGEEDGQVMDIGVVSATDYLRRFCSRLGLGNQEVRDAQEAVRRVEQGLDVRRNPESVAAAISFMVVQRAGAGRSVKEVSVATGVAEGTIKEVHKDLTPHAQMLFG; from the coding sequence atgTACACCAGCACCTGCTCCGCGGCCGACGAGCGCGTGTACTGCCCGGAGTGCCGCCGCGCGACGGAGGTTGTCCTGGACCACGGCACAGGCGACACCATCTGCACCGAGTGCGCGCTCGTCCTCGACGCGCACTACATCGACGAGGGTTCCGAGTGGCGCAACTTcgccgacgacggcggcggcgacgaccgcGACCCCAGCCGCGTCGGCACCTCTGGCGACCCCTTCCTCAACACCAAGCTCTCCACCGTCATCGACTACACCAACAAGACCAAGAAGTCCTCCGCCACCGGCGTGGCGACAAAGGCCCCGCCGAGGATGTCGGTGCCGGACGCGGGGGTGGCCTCCGAAAACACCCTCGTCGACGGCTTCCGCGGCATCGCCGACATGGCCGACCGGCTCGGCCTCGTGGCCACCATCCGGGACCTGGCCAAGGAGACGTTCAAGAAGCTGGACGAGGCCAAGGGCTGCCCGCGCGGCCGGAAGCGGGACTCCGTCTACGCCGCCTGCCTCTACATCGCCTGCCGCAACCTCGGCATGCCGCGCACGTACAAGGAGCTCGCGTCCGTCACCGCCGGGGGCGTGGCCGCCAAGAAGGACGTCGGCAAGATGACGACGCACATCAAGAAGCTCCTCGGGGAGGAGGACGGCCAGGTGATGGACATCGGCGTCGTCAGCGCCACTGACTACCTGCGCCGCTTCTGCTCCCGGCTCGGCCTGGGCAACCAGGAGGTGCGCGACGCACAGGAGGCCGTGCGGAGGGTCGAGCAAGGGCTCGACGTGCGCCGCAACCCGGAGTCGGTCGCCGCCGCCATCAGCTTCATGGTCGTGCAGCGCGCCGGCGCCGGCAGGTCCGTCAAGGAAGTGTCCGTCGCCACCGGCGTCGCCGAGGGCACCATCAAGGAGGTGCACAAGGACCTCACCCCGCACGCCCAGATGCTCTTCGGCTGA
- the LOC119354510 gene encoding uncharacterized protein LOC119354510 produces MASNKRRKAVAASLMPPLAESLLLPPDELMTDVFLWLPVKSLLRFRTICRSWAALLSSDEFCGLHRAKVKAEAAPPPKLLFISPAASFDSTGIYSCSPSGNGLLLTLNDVRGDHVDMTPAPCHGLTLLHDAVEPAYYVFNATTRAVTRLPPCQDSFMAIACLGFDSRRRDYKVVRLFFEKHFGVDNIKCEVYALGGEHGDRWMPAAGGVPFRFRRFAADAIIATRSEAKLMPVFADGFLHWVVDSPLFLAKPRAAVLSFSLADETFRWFRSPIFEVPGVHLVELDGHLCMVRDLRPDTSIMEIWEMQDCNSGDWTLAHRIDLLQHVQRGLTEPQIIRVIGSVGNCGSRNKVILATSKRKVITYDPVSATLETVLAIRETHSPYETKQSAPRVSLFKENLAPVHRTNEEIDSGSPLAKATKEILLRLPGNFAVQFKLVSKQWLTLIESRSFMRSYYEHNNNIDRRPKIMLVGKGARGLGFSFAPMGKLLQEAPSQGTWLDTKVVCSKPCHGMNLLSTESEDYLYNPCTGYGSRYHTQGRLAYVPNHILSMMHDSVHTPEDHAFGVGNRNVGLGFNHLTREHVIVQILYHLKDFESRQYLFTFSVIATGSVQDHFQPPLPVNDMPPTYLSGVLYWMSEPRLGQSYERAIVSYNIATRMFGVISCPSSIAVWSSTSPSQAFVVELEGILCAVHADPVADELDIWKLEHGRWDRACKIYLEDCPGYSLGANGVVPLAVDPKDGRIMLNTGRKLGLYDPTKQSIENLYDLDEVLHVTSSEQSPRVGVYEDVQITKCGHHVEKFCPPKSPLEQPAFFGEPSPKLSGKQFTCSNGVQPLEGRTPLDSKVMPLVPMLYEESLASFPFFAKLGG; encoded by the coding sequence ATGGCAAGCAACAAGAGGAGGAAGGCTGTGGCCGCGTCGCTCATGCCGCCGTTAGCCGagtcgctgctgctgccgccggatgAGCTGATGACGGATGTGTTCCTGTGGCTGCCCGTCAAATCCCTCCTCCGCTTCCGGACCATCTGCCGCTCCTGGGCCGCGCTGCTCTCCTCCGACGAGTTCTGCGGCCTCCACAGGGCCAAGGTCAAGGCCGAGGCAGCACCGCCACCCAAGCTGCTATTCATCTCGCCGGCCGCGAGCTTCGACTCCACGGGGATTTACTCGTGCTCGCCATCAGGCAACGGTCTCCTGCTCACTCTCAACGACGTGCGTGGTGACCATGTGGACATGACGCCCGCGCCGTGCCACGGCCTCACCCTCTTGCATGACGCCGTGGAGCCAGCCTACTATGTTTTCAACGCGACCACACGGGCCGTCACCCGGCTGCCGCCTTGCCAAGACTCCTTCATGGCCATTGCTTGTCTCGGATTCGATTCCAGGAGGAGGGACTACAAGGTAGTGAGGTTGTTTTTCGAGAAACACTTCGGGGTTGATAATATCAAGTGCGAGGTGTACGCCCTTGGTGGCGAGCACGGGGATCGCTGGATGCCGGCTGCCGGTGGTGTGCCCTTTAGGTTCCGCAGGTTTGCCGCTGATGCGATAATCGCAACACGGAGTGAAGCTAAGCTGATGCCGGTGTTCGCAGACGGATTTCTGCACTGGGTTGTCGACTCGCCTCTTTTCCTCGCAAAGCCAAGAGCTGCCGTCTTATCGTTCTCTCTCGCAGATGAGACCTTTAGATGGTTCAGGTCACCAATCTTCGAGGTCCCAGGAGTGCACCTGGTGGAGCTTGATGGCCACTTGTGTATGGTCCGGGACCTCCGTCCCGATACTAGTATTATGGAGATTTGGGAAATGCAGGACTGCAACTCTGGTGATTGGACGTTGGCACATCGTATTGATTTGTTACAACATGTTCAAAGAGGTTTGACGGAGCCGCAAATTATTAGAGTCATTGGGTCTGTTGGCAACTGTGGATCAAGGAACAAGGTAATCTTGGCTACATCCAAACGCAAGGTGATCACCTATGACCCAGTATCTGCAACTCTGGAAACCGTTCTTGCAATCAGAGAAACTCATTCACCTTACGAAACCAAGCAATCTGCTCCTAGAGTCAGTTTATTTAAAGAGAATCTTGCTCCGGTGcacagaacaaatgaagagatagaCTCGGGTTCTCCCCTGGCCAAGGCAACTAAGGAGATCCTACTCCGACTCCCGGGTAATTTTGCAGTGCAGTTCAAGCTGGTCAGCAAGCAGTGGCTTACATTGATCGAGAGTCGAAGCTTCATGCGCTCTTACTATGAGCATAACAACAACATAGACAGGAGGCCCAAGATCATGCTTGTGGGCAAGGGTGCTAGAGGTCTGGGTTTCAGTTTTGCTCCCATGGGTAAATTGCTTCAAGAGGCTCCTAGTCAAGGAACATGGCTTGACACAAAGGTGGTTTGCTCCAAGCCTTGTCATGGCATGAACCTGTTAAGTACTGAGAGTGAGGACTATCTCTACAACCCTTGCACAGGTTACGGCAGTAGATACCACACTCAAGGGAGGCTCGCCTATGTGCCCAACCATATACTCTCGATGATGCACGACAGTGTCCATACACCAGAAGATCATGCTTTTGGTGTTGGCAACAGGAATGTTGGCCTGGGGTTCAATCATCTGACACGGGAGCATGTCATTGTTCAAATCTTATATCACTTGAAGGACTTTGAATCTCGTCAATATTTATTTACATTCTCAGTAATTGCCACTGGATCGGTGCAAGACCACTTTCAGCCGCCTCTTCCTGTAAATGACATGCCACCAACCTATCTGTCAGGAGTACTATATTGGATGAGTGAACCAAGGTTAGGCCAGAGTTATGAGAGGGCCATTGTGTCTTATAACATTGCGACTAGGATGTTTGGTGTCATCTCCTGCCCCTCAAGCATCGCAGTGTGGAGCAGCACAAGTCCATCCCAAGCATTTGTGGTAGAGCTTGAGGGGATATTATGTGCTGTTCATGCAGATCCAGTTGCAGATGAGTTGGATATTTGGAAGCTGGAACATGGTCGATGGGATAGAGCATGTAAAATATATTTAGAAGACTGCCCAGGCTATTCCCTTGGAGCAAATGGTGTGGTTCCCTTGGCCGTTGACCCCAAGGATGGGAGAATCATGCTGAACACAGGGAGGAAATTGGGTCTTTATGATCCAACAAAGCAATCGATTGAGAACTTGTATGATCTTGATGAGGTCTTGCATGTCACAAGTTCAGAGCAGTCTCCACGCGTTGGAGTGTATGAAGATGTCCAGATAACCAAATGCGGACATCATGTCGAGAAGTTCTGCCCGCCGAAGTCACCTTTGGAGCAGCCCGCGTTTTTCGGTGAGCCTTCACCTAAATTATCTGGGAAGCAATTTACGTGCTCCAATGGCGTTCAACCTTTGGAGGGGAGAACTCCTCTGGACAGTAAAGTTATGCCTCTGGTCCCAATGTTATACGAGGAGAGCTTGGCAAGCTTTCCATTCTTCGCAAAACTAGGTGGTTAA